One stretch of Molothrus aeneus isolate 106 chromosome 2, BPBGC_Maene_1.0, whole genome shotgun sequence DNA includes these proteins:
- the CCDC122 gene encoding coiled-coil domain-containing protein 122, whose amino-acid sequence MAKENSPSLAEVVKLVAEQQQSQASDIEKSKAVLFQLQAKCQELEKEMNSVLLETKTTEREIHLQDDAIEVTKYHCENLEAQVRALYSENLKLRCDAETIQEEFEMKLARNNEYREKIKDHKHLFWEMESKLPIMIELDEKKAVVEELKAKKEELICDLQNPEGSVIKQVQEEITLLKSEVTTLKDLINKKRDLLEEEKKKHAKLRKEIEVQNKRYDAILKRLHCQLNKVQSNKRQWHWNIQQLEKKAAELRKCLGVAELQNIM is encoded by the exons ATGGCCAAGGAAAATTCCCCATCACTAGCTGAAGTTGTAAAACTagttgcagagcagcagcagtcacaGGCATCAGACatagaaaaaagcaaagcagttcTTTTCCAATTGCAG gCAAAGTGCCAGGaactagaaaaagaaatgaattcTGTTCTGTTAGAAACAAAGACAACAGAAAGGGAGATACATCTGCAAGATGATGCCATAGAAGTGACAAAATATCACTGTGAAAATCTGGAGGCCCAAGTCAGAGCCCTGTattctgaaaatttaaaattgagGTGTGATGCAGAAACAATACAAGAGGAGTTTGAGATGAAACTTGCACGAAATAATGAATATcgggaaaaaataaaggatcaTAAACATCTCTTTTGGGAGATGGAAAGTAAATTGCCGATTATGATTGAACTTGATGAAAAGAAAGCGGTTGTGGAAGAATTAAAGGCAAAGAAGGAGGAGTTAATATGTGATCTGCAGAATCCAGAAGGATCTGTTATAAAACAAGTGCAG GAAGAAATCAcacttttaaaaagtgaagtCACAACATTGAAAGATTTGATCAATAAAAAAAGAGATCtgctggaagaagagaaaaaaaagcatgctAAGCTTAGGAAGGAAATTGAG gtACAGAATAAGAGATATGATGCTATATTAAAACGTTTGCATTGCCAACTGAACAAAGTCCAATCAAATAAAAGACAATGGCACTGGAACATTCAGCAGTTGGAGAAGAAGGCTGCAGAACTAAGAAAATGTCTTGGAGTAGCAGAGTTACAAAACATCATGTAA